A window of Pseudomonas monteilii contains these coding sequences:
- a CDS encoding 50S ribosomal protein L18, with protein sequence MTDKKVTRLRRARKARLKMHELEVVRLCVFRSSQHIYAQVISADGSKVLASASTLDKDLRDGATGNIDAATKVGKLVAERAKAAGVSQVAFDRSGFKYHGRVKALADAAREGGLEF encoded by the coding sequence ATGACCGACAAAAAAGTTACTCGACTGCGTCGCGCTCGCAAAGCACGCCTGAAAATGCACGAACTCGAAGTCGTGCGTCTCTGCGTGTTCCGCTCCTCGCAGCACATCTACGCCCAGGTCATTTCGGCCGACGGCAGCAAGGTTCTGGCAAGCGCCTCGACCTTGGACAAAGACCTGCGTGATGGTGCCACTGGCAACATCGATGCGGCCACTAAGGTTGGCAAGCTGGTAGCCGAGCGCGCGAAAGCCGCTGGCGTTTCTCAAGTTGCTTTCGACCGTTCTGGCTTCAAGTACCACGGCCGCGTCAAGGCGCTGGCTGATGCTGCTCGTGAAGGCGGGCTGGAGTTCTAA